Proteins from a single region of Juglans microcarpa x Juglans regia isolate MS1-56 chromosome 5S, Jm3101_v1.0, whole genome shotgun sequence:
- the LOC121267413 gene encoding calmodulin-7 produces the protein MADQLTDDQISEFKEAFSLFDKDGDGCITTKELGTVMRSLGQNPTEAELQDMINEVDADGNGTIDFPEFLNLMARKMKDTDSEEELKEAFRVFDKDQNGFISAAELRHVMTNLGEKLTDEEVDEMIREADVDGDGQINYEEFVKVMMAK, from the exons ATGGCGGACCAACTCACCGATGACCAGATCTCTGAGTTCAAGGAGGCCTTCAGCTTGTTCGACAAGGATGGCGACG GTTGCATCACTACCAAGGAGCTTGGGACTGTGATGAGGTCGCTCGGCCAGAACCCAACTGAAGCAGAGCTCCAGGACATGATCAATGAGGTTGATGCTGATGGCAATGGGACCATTGACTTCCCTGAGTTCCTAAACCTCATGGCCAGGAAGATGAAAGACACTGACTCAGAGGAGGAGCTTAAAGAGGCCTTCCGGGTTTTTGACAAGGATCAGAATGGGTTCATCTCTGCTGCTGAACTGCGCCATGTGATGACCAATCTTGGGGAGAAGCTCACTGATGAGGAAGTCGATGAGATGATCAGGGAGGCTGATGTAGATGGTGATGGCCAGATAAACTATGAGGAGTTTGTCAAGGTGATGATGGCCAAGTGA